The genomic window TAAAACAGCTTCAATCATTGGTTTTGGTAATGTCGGGCGGGAAGTAGCGAAGCGGCTTAAAGCATTTGGTGTGAAAATAATAGGCGTTGATAGAAAAGAAATAGAATCTGAGTATTTTGATGAGTGTATCTTGATTAAAGATAGCGACAAAGCGCTAGAAAAGTCAGATATTATTATTTTGACCTTGCCCTTAACTAAAGAAACTCGTAGTTTCATTAATAAAGATACGATCAAAATGATGAAAGACAATGTTGTCCTTGTGAATGTAGCCCGTGGTGGCTTAATAAACGAAGCTGAATTAATAACTGCACTTAATGAAGGTAAATTTTTAGGTGTTGCTTTAGATGTATTTCAAGAGGAACCTCTCAGAGAGAGTCGTTTATGGGATTTCGAGAATGTTATTATAACACCACATAATTCATTTGTTTCAGATAGGATTGATGACAGGTTATTTAATTTGATAGCTGAAAATTTAAATTCTAATTTAATACATATAGTTTAAAGGAGATAAACCGTGGTGAATGTAGCAGATAACATGAAAAATATCTTAGAGGAATATCCAAATTATCAAGAGACACTCTTTACTAAGGGCTACTTGATCACAAGTAACTTATTTAAAGAATTAGATTTATATCCTTTTTACAATAATTGGAATAAAGAAGAATGTGGTACATTTAATAATGGAATGCCTGTAAACATTTATTACCATAAGCAGCAAGACTATCATGTATATGAAGAAAATGGAATAACGGCCGCTATTATTGGACATGCTTACAATCCATTTGATATGAAGTATAAAGAAGTAGAAATACTAAAAGACTGCATACAGGAATATAAAAAGAATGAAGAAGCATTTTTGGAAAAGATAAGTGAGTTAACAGGTATCCATATAATTGTTATAAATGATAACGGAAACTTAATAGTTCTCCAAGATTGTGCGGGTATGAAAGCCTGTTATTATGGGATAGCCAAAGATGATGTTTGCATAACCTCACATCCTCAGTTAGTGGGAGATATTTATAATTTAGAAATAGATGCTAATGTAAATGAGCTGATGCAAAAATGGTTTTTTTCTTTAACAGGAAGATATCTTCCTGGAGATTTATCTCCATATAAGTTACTTAAAAGACTAGGGCCCAATACATTAATACGATATTCAGAAGATTTTAAATTAGAAAGATTTTATCCTACTGAAAGACATCCGGAGCTAAGCGAGGACGAATATGAAGAATCATTAAATCTAATAGCAAAGGTACTGAAAAATAATATAGAGTTGTGTACCTTAAAATGGGATGTTCCAGCTATTTCGCTTTCAGGTGGGATGGATAGTAAGACAACACTAGCTAGTGCGAATGGGTTTTATGATAAATATAAGTATTATAGTTTTCATTCTAAACCCCAAGAAATAGAGGATGCAGATGCAGCACATGAGATTTGCCGAGAAATACGCGTTGAACATGACATATATGCTATTCCTGAAAGAAATGAAGATATTCAAGACTTTGAGATTCTTAAAAAAATAATACTGCATAATGCTTCTTATATAGATAATCCTAAAGATAATGAGATTAGAAAATTTATCTATTTAAGTAGATTAAATGATTTTGATGTTGAATTGAAATCTTGGGTATCAGAAATAGGAAGAGCCATGTGGGGGAAAAAATATAGTGTTAGCTTACCAGAAACTTTAACGCCAAGACATTTTACAATTTTTCAAACAAGATACTTTGGATCGCCTAAACTGTTAAGACATTCAGATAGAAGTTACGAAGATTATCTTCAAAGAATAAATCTTACCCAGCCTATCTATAACTACGAACATGCTGATTTATTTTACTGGGAATTTAGATTTGGTTCATGGGGAAGCAATGTTGCAACAACCCAAGATATTTCGAGACACATGGTTACAATGCCTATGAATAATCGTAAGTTAATGGATATGTTTTTGTGGTTTCCGCATGAGTATAGAAAAAAAGATATGGTTAACCGAAAAGTTATTAAAATATCTAATAATGAGATAGCGAAATTAGATATTAATGTTGATAATATGTATTTGAGAGGTAAAAGAGTTTTCATTGAAAAAATTTATTATCATTATAGAACTTTTTTTTATAGAAGTAAGTGATAGATTTATGTTTAAATTAACCATTTTATAAAGAGGAAATAAGTCAAGTCCATAATCCTGTGTAAAAATTCTAGTATAAGGTCTGAGCCGACCCCCGAAAGTTAGACCTGGAAAATCTAAACTTAGGGGGTTTTTGTATGGCAAAATATAGTTTCGAATTTAAGCTAACGGTTGTTAAGAGTTATTTAGATGGAGCTGGTGGATACAAGTTTTTGGCTAAAAAATATGGTATCCCAGGAAAAAGTGGATCCCAACTCAAAATATGGGTCGCTAATTATAGACAATTCGGTGAGGATGGGCTAATCAGAAGTAAAAAAGACAATCATTATTCTGTTCAATTCAAGATAGATACGATAGAGTTGTATCTAACTACTGAGATATCCTATCAGCAGCTTGCATTGAAGCTCAAGATAAACAACCCATCCTTAATCGCTAATTGGGTAAGGGCATTTCATGCCGAAGGCATTGAAGGACTCTCAAAACCGAAGGGACGTCCGGCTAAAATGAAAAATAAAAACACTAACCAACTAAATAAAAACAGCCCTATTAAATCTACTGATAAAAATTCAGAACGGATCAAAGAGCTTGAGAATCAAGTATTATCTTTAGAAATTCAAAATGCTTTTTTAAAAGAATTGCGGAGTCTGCAGACCGAGGAAAACCAAAATCAAACGAACCAACTGCAAAAATTATCTACAGACTCCGAGAAAAATTCCAATTAAAAGATATCTTAATGACTATTGATTATCCTAAATCAACCTACATGTATTGGCAAAAACGTTTTAAACAGAAGGATCCAGATACAGAGTTAAAGCAACTTATATTAGAAATACGGGACCAACACAAAGATTACGGTTACCGTCGTATAAAGGCAGAATTAAGAAATCGTGGTTTCGTTGTAAATAAAAAGAGAATTCAACGCATTATGCAGGAACTAAACTTACAAGTTACTTCTTTTTCTCGTAAATCACGTAAGTATAGCTCCTACAAAGGAACGGTTGGAAAAGTTACTCCTAATCGTATCAGCCGCAGATTTGATACAACTATCCCCTATCAAAAGATAACGACGGATACAACAGAATTTAAGTATTACGAAAATGATCCATCTGGGAATCTGCAGATAAAAAAATTATACCTTGATCCTTTTATGGACATGTATAATAAGGAGATAGTCAGCTATAAAATCACAAAACAACCGAATGGTATCACTATTATGGAGGCTTTAGCCGATGCTATTAAAGCAACTGAAAAGTGTCCATTTAGACGAACTTTCCATTCTGATCAGGGTTGGGCATACCAAATGAAGGCCTACGGCGCTGAGCTGAGAAAAGATAATATATTCCAAAGTATGTCTAGAAAAGGGAATTGTCTTGATAATTCTCCAATAGAAAATTTCTTTGGACTACTAAAACAGGAAATGTATTATGGAAATGTTTTTCATAGTTATAGAGAGCTGGAACAAGAAATCATCAAATATATTCACTATTATAATCACGATCGCATAAAAGAGAAGTTAAATTGGATGAGCCCAGTTCATTATCGGGAACATCATTTCTCTCCTTCTCTAGTAGCTTAAAAGCAAAAAAATAGAGTAGATTTCTCTACTCTAAATAAAGTCCAACTTTTTGGGGTCACTATAGTCACATTAAATATTGGTTATCTTTTTTTAAGTCTGATCTATTTGTAGTTTGTAGCTACTAAAACTGGATATATCTTTGGGATGAACCAATCCACTCTTCATTCTTATCCATTAGAACCGCGCCAACCAATCGGTCAGCCGAAGCAAAACTTGGGAAAATACGGATTGTCTTCTTACGACAACGAACTTCTTGGTTGAGTCGTTCAATTAAGTTGGTACTTTTTAATCGAGAGTGGACCTGCTCCATTACTGCGTACTGGAAGGCATATTTAAAACCGAGATCTAATTTTTCGCCGCTCTGGCTAAATCGATATTGGTGAATCTGAAGACGGCTTTTAAAGAATCTCTAAAGGGCTTAGATTTTTTTAGGAATGCTTTCTAGGATATTTCTCATGAAATGGACCTGACATCTTTGCCAAGAAAGCCCGGCAAAGGATTGACGAATAATCGTAACTAGACCTGGGTGAGTGTCTGAAATGAAGAGCTGTATTCCGCTCAATCCACGTTGTTTCAAGTACTCAAAGAATGTAGTCCATATTTCTACGCTCTCTTCATTTTGAATCATGAAGCCAATAATCTCACGCTCGCCTTCTTAAGTGATTCCCAAAGCGATATGGCAACTTTTTAGAAAAAATGCGGAGATCTTCTCGAACCTTGATATACAAGACTTCAATCATTAAGGATGACTATCTAGAATCCGATTTTGTCATTCAGATATGAGTGGATTGAGCTGTTTAGTTATGCTGGAAACAAATGATTTGGATACAGTCTTTCCTTATAGTTCCTCTACGATTTGAGAGACCTTGCGCGTAGAGAGGCTAGAAACGTAAATCTCTGCTATTGAAGCCATCAGGGCTTTCTCATTTCGTTGATATCGCTCAAATATATTCGGAGAAAATTTTCCGTCACGGGTCTGTGGTATCTTTAAATCAAATGTTTCAAGTATTTAGTAATTTACTAGCTGAATTCGATAATTAGTAACCTTATAAAAATAATAATATAAGATAGTAGGTGAAAAAAATTAAAAAAATATTATTGACTGCGACAGTACTAAGCCATATTGCTCAATTCCATAAACCTCTAATTAACATGTTGAAAGAAAATGATTATGAGGTGCATGTGGCTGCAAGAGATAACTTGATAGAGAAAAATGGACTTCAGCTTAATGAACCAGATAAAATTTACGATATATCACTCGATAGATCCCCACTGAGCAAGAATAATATTACGGCTTTTATGCAATTGAATAAGATTCTTTCCAATAATCACTATGATATCATACATTGCAATACTCCTATGGGAGGTGTGATTACAAGATTAGCAGCTATTAAATATCGTAAAAGCGGAACAAAAATATTTTATACTGTACATGGATTTCATTTTTATAAAGGAGCACCTATGAAAAATTGGATAGTTTTTTATCCAGTAGAGAAATTCTTATCAAGATATACAGATAAGTTAATTACTATATCCAAAGAAGATTATGATTTTGCTAAAAAGAATAAATTTAAAACAAAAATTGAACACATTCATGGAGTTGGTGTAAATTCGGATAAATATTTTTCGCCATCAAATGAGATAATACAGAAATTAAGATTGGAAACAGGCTATTTGATGAAAGACTTTATTTGTATCTGTACAGGAGAATTAAATGATAATAAAAACCAAATATCACTATTACGAGCCGTACCAGCAATTTTGAAAAAAATTCCAAATTTTAAATTGATTTTAGCTGGAAATGGTCCAAAACAAATCTATTTACAAGGATTTATTTCAGAGATGCAACTAGATAACTATGTTAAAATGATTGGTTATGTTAAAGATTTAGAACAATATGTAATGATGAGCGATATTGCTGTTTCCTCTAGCTTAAGAGAAGGTCTAGGACTTAATTTAATTGAAGCAATGCTATGCGCAAAACCGGTTATTGGTTCTGAAAATAGAGGTCATAAAGAGCTCATTACACATATGGTAAGTGGATTTCTCGTTAGTCCTACAATCAGTGAAGAATATGTTGAGGCAATTATTAAGATATACAGAAATCTAGATTTGAAATCTAATATGGGTAAGAATGCTATTATATATTCCCAAAAATATTCAAAGGAAAATGTTGTTAAAGAACTACAAAAAATATATGAATTAAATCAATAAAAATTAGTTGCTTGAGGAGGTATAATAAGTGAATGGTGATAATAGACCTAAAATTTTGATAATTTCTGATGCAACCTGGTCAGATGATAATAACATTGGCAATACTTTTTCAAATTTATTTAGAGACTGGCCTAAGGATAAAATAGGAATGATTTATGCTAGATCAGACTTGCCTAATACAGATATTTGCGATGAGTTTTTTCAGATATCAGAAAGTAGATTAATCAAACGTTTTTTTAATTTTAATATTAAAACTGGTAAAAATATCAAAAATATTTCCTTGAAAAAGATTGAAAAAAAAAACATAGAGATGGATGAAGTGTCCGGAAAAAACTTATATAATTTTTTTTTAAAATATAGATGGAATATTTTTTTAACAGCCAGAGAAATATTATGGAAAGTTGGAAACTGGAAAACAAAAGAATTAGATGGGTTTATTGATGATTTTAGTCCTGAAATAGTTTTATCTTTAGGATGTCCTAATGAGTACATGAATAACTTACAACAGTATGTCATAACTAAATCTAGAGCTAAGTCAATAATTTATTTTGTTGATGACGTATATTCAAGTAAAAGATTTAATTTATCTCCTATATTTTGGTTTAATAGAAGACTTAGAAGACGGGAAATACGTAAAACGGTCAGTATGTGCGATTTAGTATACACAATTATTGATAAGCAAAAGAAAGAGTATGATGACTTATTTGGCGTCAATAGTAAAATTTTAAATAAAGGTGGAAATTTTTTAAATAAGCTAATAATTAAGAAAAACTTAAGTACGCCAATCAAAATAGTATATACAGGTAATATAACTTCCGGTAGATGGCGGACTTTGGTTAAAATCGGTGAGGCTTTAGATAAAATTAATAAAAATAAAATCAAAGCTATACTTGAAATTTACACTAAGAATGAATTATATGGAAAGATAGAAAAAGCTTTTGAAAAAATTGCTAGTGTAGAATTTAAAGGAGGTCTAAATGTAGAACAAGTAAAAGATATACAGAATAGTGCAGATATTTTACTTCATGTAGAATCAATTAAATTGAAAGAAAAGTTAGAAACAAGGCTATCTTTTTCTACAAAAATAGTTGATTACTTTGAACGTGGAAAATGTATTTTAGCTATTGGGTGGGCAGAATCTGCTTCTATTGAATATATAAAAAAAAATCAAGCTGGGTTTGTTATTGAGGATGTAAGTAACATCGAAGTAGAGTTAGGAAAATTAATAAATAATCCCGAGTTAATACGAGACTATGGCAATAAAGGTAGAAATTGTGGATTTAATCATCACCAAATAAATAAAATTAAAGAAAGTATGTTGCATGATTTTAAAAATTTATTAACTCATTAATGTTTATGCTTATATATATTTGCATCAAGTGGCTAACTTAAAATAATAAGAATATTAGATTCAATAAAAAAACGTCTAAAATAAGAAGATAAATCTAATAACGATGAGCAAGATGTTATGATATTGATAATATTTGTTTATTATATAAAAGGAATTGAAATGAATGCATATCTTACAAATAAATGCAGTTAGTGAAATTCGCTCAACTGGTCGCTTCATCAAAGAACTAGATGAATATCTTATTCGAAATGAATATAAAAGTAGTGTAGCATTTTCGGAAGGAATACTTAATAGTAGGGGATACAAAATTGGAACAAAATTGGAAAAAAAAATTCATGGGCTTTGTTCAAGAATAACTGGATTACAAGGATACTTTTCAAAAAATGGGACTAGAAAATTATTAAATCATATTAATAAAATAAATCCTGATATTGTTCATATACATAATTTGCATAGTAATTTTATTAACATGCCTATGCTTTTTAAGTACCTAGCTAAAAACGATATAGCCACTGTTATCACGCTTCATGATTGCTGGTTTTATACAGGTGGACATACTCATTATGTTACAGATAATTTTTATGATTGGGAAACTGGATTTTTTAAAAAAAATCGGAATAAAAAATTGACAGGTAATAAAAGCTGGTTTTTTGATCAGAGCGAAAAAATATTTAATGATCAAAAAAAATGGTTTATGAATATTCCAAGACTAACTTTTGTGGGCGTATCAGGATGGATAACTGAAGAAGCCAAAAAATCAGAAGTTGCTCAAGGATCAACTATACAAACTATTCATAATTGGATTGATATTGAGACTTTCAGACCAACTAATAATACTGATATCAGAGATGAACTAAATATTCAATTTGAATTTATTATTCTTGGAGTAGCTAGCGCATGGACTAATAAAAAAGGACTTGATAATTTTATTGAGCTGTCAAAAAATATCAAAGATGATGAATGTGTTATATTAATAGGAAAAGTTGATAAGCATATTAATTTACCAGACAATATAATTAACGTTCCAGAAACGCATAACGTTAATAAATTAGTAGCCTATTATTCGTTAGCTGATGTATTTATAAATTTATCACTTGAAGAATCGTTTGGTAAAGTTACAGCAGAGGCATTATCATGTGGTACTCCTGCTATAAGTATAGATTCTACCGCTAATGCAGAAATAATAGGGGAAGGGTGTGGATATATCATTAAAGATTGGAATCTTAATGATATATTAAGTAAAATAGATATAATAAGATTTGATGGAAAATATACATACACTGATAATTGTATAAAATTTATAAGAGAAAAATTTGACTCTAAAGAAAAATTAAAAAAATATAAACAATTGTATGAAAATATAATCTTAAAATAAGATTACAAGGGAGAATAATTATGACTATAATTATTGGGTATATAGCTATAGTAGGTATGTCAAGAATTATTTCACCTAATAAAAAATTTTTTTCACTAATTGCAAGTTTTTCATTACTTATTATAGCGGCCTTTAGGTCCATAGAATTTGGATCTGATACGATAGGATATGTTAAGGCATATCAAGAATTAGAGTATAAATCTTTATCTATTTTAATAAAAGAATTTTTATTTGGAAATGGAAAAGATCCTGTTTTTTATATTTTTTCAAAACTTATCAATATGAGTGGAGCAAATTTCCGAATCTGGTTACTTATACTCTCTGGAATATTTATATTTTCGGTAGAAAGAACTATTAGAAAATACTCTCCCTACCCTTATCTTAGCTATGTTGCTATAATTTCTTTGGGATATTTCTTTTTCTCTTTAACAGGGTTAAGGCAAACCCTCGCGCTATCGCTGATCTTACTTTCGTATCCATTTTTAAAAGAAAAAAAGAAACTCCCATTTATAGTTATCGTTTTTATAGCTTCTCTATTTCATTCCTCTGCTTTAGTTTTTTTATTTAGTTATCCTCTGGCGAATATGAGACTTGGGTATAAACATATTCTAGGGCTTGGCGCATCGCTATTTATTTCTGTTTTTTTTAGTGACTATATAAGGTATTTTGTTAAAATATTTAGTTGGACAGAAACGCTATCAAGTTATGCACTTCAAGAAGCTAAATTATCTTATTCTGGATTTATTATCCAGTTATCTATATTACTTTTTTGCGTAATCTTCAAAGAAAGATTAATCAAAGAGGATACAAAAAATTTAATATTATATAATTTGCTGTTTATAGGACTCATATTTCAATCTTTTGCGCCAGTAATTGCAGAGTTTTTTAGAATTAGTATGTATTTTTCTATATTTAGTATAATATTAGTTCCAAGAGCTATTAATGTTGTGAAAGACAAAAATTTAAGAGTACTTGTATATTTTATAATATTTATTCTTTTTGTTTCTTATATATTATGGACAAATAGTTTTTATAGTTATAATTTTTTGGATTAATCTTTACTAATAAAGACCTCATATATATATTACGCATTTTTAAAAATATCTCATTTAAAAAAATATCTTTAAGATAGTTAATATTAAATAGTCATATTTTTTTATAAACCAATCTATTTGGTTCTGTTTTAACTGTATGCTTACTTCCTGTAATATTATACTTTCACGTAATTTTAAATTAGGCTTTTAGATTTCTTTTATAAAGACAAGATAATCTTAACTTAAACATAAGAAATTTTTTCTATCATTAGTTGAATTCTACAAGATATTATGTTTATTATTCAACTGATCATAACCTGTCTACTTTTTATTCATAAAAATAGAATAGATAAAGTCACTAGTGTTGCATAAACATAGCTTAATTTGACCTCATTTCTTGTTTTTCTGAAAAAAGGCAAAAAAAGGGAGTGCTTACGCAAAAGATGACTATTTCCAGAAAATTTTGCTTATTCAACTGATTCCATTACCAACGGACACCCTTTCTTTAAGGATCTAAGTCGGTATCAAAAGATTAAACCATTCTTCTGCCGGTTGAAATAACAGATAACGAAAAAATCGTTTGATTTGGAAAACAGACTGTTTACTTTTTGTTTTTAACTTAATCAAATAGGTTAATAAACTGGCAATCATGGCTAAAATCAGCTGATTGACAACCCCTTTTTCACTTCTCGAAAAAAACTTTTTAATCGTCATATGTTGTTTAATATGCTTGAAGAACAGCTCTATTTGCCAACGTGCTTTGTACATTTCTGCAATGTCAGTAGAGGAGCAGTCAAAACGATTGGTAATAAACTGGAGAGTTTTCCCCTTTTTATCTTGAACGGTTACTAAACGAAATCTGGACGTTAGATGGTTCTGAGCACCTAATGCGACCATTTGGTCGCTGATAACGGACTCACTCTTGGAAGTTACTAATGGTTCTAAAACATGAACTTTTGTATTCTTTTTGATTCTTGTCACAAAGAAGTAGCCCTGCGAGTGCATCGTATCTAATCGTTCAAAATCAAGGTAACCGCGATCAAACACATAAGTCGCTTCAGGTTGATTAACCAATACTTCTAACTGATTTGTATCGTGCTCGACGGCGTTAGTCAGTCTAAATTCATCTGGGTAAAGATGTTCATTATCCATAAAGCAGAGTTTTAAGTGAAGCTTAACTCCTGATGTTGTTTTACGAAAATCAGCCCATTGATAAAGGTTTTGGTTAAGTGAAAACGTCGAAGAATCAATTAGGTAGAGACTATTTCGTTTCGTTACGGGCCTTTTATTTTTAGCCTGACTAACCAGCTGACTAAAAATGGCTAAAAGAATCTCTGAATCTATTTTTGAGAGAGTTCTAGAGAGCTGAGAATAACTGATACTAGTCATACCCATTTCTTTTTGAAGTTCTTTCGAAACAAAAGCCGCATCCATCTCTCTAAGACTTTCTTTTTCGTCATTGATTCCATGAAGAAAAAGTTGAAGAGCTTGGAAGAAACTAAGTTTCTTATGGTATTTATCAAAGTCAACAATCTTTTTTTGAATAGGGCTTGGTAAAAGATTTAGCTTAATGGAAGAAAAACATTTATTAAAAGCAGAATTTGTTTTATACTTATCCATGTGTTAGGTCCTTTTTATTGGTCTTGGATGAGTCATCTGAGTTCAGTATAAAGGACTTTTTTGCATATTGGAATAATATAAACAAATTTGTGAAACACATAATGTTTCATGCAACACTAGTGAGATAAAGTAAATATTAAATTCCAAGAAATAATGAGAGGTATAGTATGAAAAAAAAATTAAGTGTGAAGAATAAGATATTAGAGAATGAAAATAATAGAAATATAATGGTGAATGTACTCGGTGCATTTATGATAAAAGGAGGGGGACTAATAGTCTCTTTATTTGCAATGCCGTCATATATAAGTTATTTTAATAATCAAACAGTTTTAGGCCTATGGTTTACGATGTTATCAGTATTAACATGGATACTAACTTTTGATTTAGGAATAGGAAATGGCTTGAGAAATCATTTAGTACCTGCTTTTATCAAAAAAGACAAACAATCAATAAGAAAATTAATTTCTTCAGCTTACATAGTGATTGGCATGATGATGTTAGTTATATTAATTTTAGCAATACCAATATTTAATTTTATAAATTGGAATAAACTATTTAATATTTCAGAGAAATTAATCGACAGTAAAATATTATTACTATCAGTGACTATTGTTTTTTCAGGAATAATGTTGCATTTCTTACTTAAAATTATAAATTCAATTTTATATGCTTTGCAGAAGTCTGCAATAAATAATTTTATTGGATTATTAAATAGTATAATAATTCTTGCATACTTGCTATTAGCCCCATCTGCTGATCTACCAACAAGTCTATTAAGACTATCAATTGTTAATGTAGTAGCAATAAATGTTCCTTTATTAGTTGCTACAATATATGTTTTTTCAAAGGAACTTAAATTTAGTAAACCTAAACTCAGTTTTTATAGAAAAGAATATGCTACCAAAATATTAAAGCTTGGAGGTTTATTTTTTTGGGTACAAATTATGTATATGCTTATTACAACAACAAATGAATTTTTAATCACATGGTTGTCAATTCCAGCAGAAGTTGTTGAATATTCAATTTATTATAAGTTGTTTACTTTAGTTGGAATTATATTTGCACTTGCATTAACTCCTATTTGGTCTGCCGTGACTAAAGCTCTTTCAGAGAATAATATTAATTGGATAAAAAAATTATATAGGTTATTAATATATTTAACTTTAATTGCAGTTGCTTTTGAATTTATTTTAATACTTTTTTTACAACCAGGAATCAATATATGGTTAGGTTCGAATGCAATTAAAGTGAATT from Carnobacterium iners includes these protein-coding regions:
- a CDS encoding NAD(P)-dependent oxidoreductase, giving the protein MIKLLLTGAFKYSQEQLDNLEGLGYEIIFIQDERVSINIDVSNIEVVVCNSLFLYNNISKFKNLKVIQLTSAGMDRVPLDYINKNKIKVFNANDVYSIPIAEWVVLKVLETYKMSKFFYKNQEIHEWTKRRDLLELTNKTASIIGFGNVGREVAKRLKAFGVKIIGVDRKEIESEYFDECILIKDSDKALEKSDIIILTLPLTKETRSFINKDTIKMMKDNVVLVNVARGGLINEAELITALNEGKFLGVALDVFQEEPLRESRLWDFENVIITPHNSFVSDRIDDRLFNLIAENLNSNLIHIV
- a CDS encoding asparagine synthase-related protein, with protein sequence MNVADNMKNILEEYPNYQETLFTKGYLITSNLFKELDLYPFYNNWNKEECGTFNNGMPVNIYYHKQQDYHVYEENGITAAIIGHAYNPFDMKYKEVEILKDCIQEYKKNEEAFLEKISELTGIHIIVINDNGNLIVLQDCAGMKACYYGIAKDDVCITSHPQLVGDIYNLEIDANVNELMQKWFFSLTGRYLPGDLSPYKLLKRLGPNTLIRYSEDFKLERFYPTERHPELSEDEYEESLNLIAKVLKNNIELCTLKWDVPAISLSGGMDSKTTLASANGFYDKYKYYSFHSKPQEIEDADAAHEICREIRVEHDIYAIPERNEDIQDFEILKKIILHNASYIDNPKDNEIRKFIYLSRLNDFDVELKSWVSEIGRAMWGKKYSVSLPETLTPRHFTIFQTRYFGSPKLLRHSDRSYEDYLQRINLTQPIYNYEHADLFYWEFRFGSWGSNVATTQDISRHMVTMPMNNRKLMDMFLWFPHEYRKKDMVNRKVIKISNNEIAKLDINVDNMYLRGKRVFIEKIYYHYRTFFYRSK
- a CDS encoding helix-turn-helix domain-containing protein: MAKYSFEFKLTVVKSYLDGAGGYKFLAKKYGIPGKSGSQLKIWVANYRQFGEDGLIRSKKDNHYSVQFKIDTIELYLTTEISYQQLALKLKINNPSLIANWVRAFHAEGIEGLSKPKGRPAKMKNKNTNQLNKNSPIKSTDKNSERIKELENQVLSLEIQNAFLKELRSLQTEENQNQTNQLQKLSTDSEKNSN
- a CDS encoding IS3 family transposase → MYRLREKFQLKDILMTIDYPKSTYMYWQKRFKQKDPDTELKQLILEIRDQHKDYGYRRIKAELRNRGFVVNKKRIQRIMQELNLQVTSFSRKSRKYSSYKGTVGKVTPNRISRRFDTTIPYQKITTDTTEFKYYENDPSGNLQIKKLYLDPFMDMYNKEIVSYKITKQPNGITIMEALADAIKATEKCPFRRTFHSDQGWAYQMKAYGAELRKDNIFQSMSRKGNCLDNSPIENFFGLLKQEMYYGNVFHSYRELEQEIIKYIHYYNHDRIKEKLNWMSPVHYREHHFSPSLVA
- a CDS encoding transposase, coding for MLETFDLKIPQTRDGKFSPNIFERYQRNEKALMASIAEIYVSSLSTRKVSQIVEEL
- a CDS encoding glycosyltransferase family 4 protein — its product is MKKIKKILLTATVLSHIAQFHKPLINMLKENDYEVHVAARDNLIEKNGLQLNEPDKIYDISLDRSPLSKNNITAFMQLNKILSNNHYDIIHCNTPMGGVITRLAAIKYRKSGTKIFYTVHGFHFYKGAPMKNWIVFYPVEKFLSRYTDKLITISKEDYDFAKKNKFKTKIEHIHGVGVNSDKYFSPSNEIIQKLRLETGYLMKDFICICTGELNDNKNQISLLRAVPAILKKIPNFKLILAGNGPKQIYLQGFISEMQLDNYVKMIGYVKDLEQYVMMSDIAVSSSLREGLGLNLIEAMLCAKPVIGSENRGHKELITHMVSGFLVSPTISEEYVEAIIKIYRNLDLKSNMGKNAIIYSQKYSKENVVKELQKIYELNQ
- a CDS encoding glycosyltransferase, with the protein product MHILQINAVSEIRSTGRFIKELDEYLIRNEYKSSVAFSEGILNSRGYKIGTKLEKKIHGLCSRITGLQGYFSKNGTRKLLNHINKINPDIVHIHNLHSNFINMPMLFKYLAKNDIATVITLHDCWFYTGGHTHYVTDNFYDWETGFFKKNRNKKLTGNKSWFFDQSEKIFNDQKKWFMNIPRLTFVGVSGWITEEAKKSEVAQGSTIQTIHNWIDIETFRPTNNTDIRDELNIQFEFIILGVASAWTNKKGLDNFIELSKNIKDDECVILIGKVDKHINLPDNIINVPETHNVNKLVAYYSLADVFINLSLEESFGKVTAEALSCGTPAISIDSTANAEIIGEGCGYIIKDWNLNDILSKIDIIRFDGKYTYTDNCIKFIREKFDSKEKLKKYKQLYENIILK
- a CDS encoding EpsG family protein; translation: MTIIIGYIAIVGMSRIISPNKKFFSLIASFSLLIIAAFRSIEFGSDTIGYVKAYQELEYKSLSILIKEFLFGNGKDPVFYIFSKLINMSGANFRIWLLILSGIFIFSVERTIRKYSPYPYLSYVAIISLGYFFFSLTGLRQTLALSLILLSYPFLKEKKKLPFIVIVFIASLFHSSALVFLFSYPLANMRLGYKHILGLGASLFISVFFSDYIRYFVKIFSWTETLSSYALQEAKLSYSGFIIQLSILLFCVIFKERLIKEDTKNLILYNLLFIGLIFQSFAPVIAEFFRISMYFSIFSIILVPRAINVVKDKNLRVLVYFIIFILFVSYILWTNSFYSYNFLD
- a CDS encoding IS4 family transposase; the protein is MDKYKTNSAFNKCFSSIKLNLLPSPIQKKIVDFDKYHKKLSFFQALQLFLHGINDEKESLREMDAAFVSKELQKEMGMTSISYSQLSRTLSKIDSEILLAIFSQLVSQAKNKRPVTKRNSLYLIDSSTFSLNQNLYQWADFRKTTSGVKLHLKLCFMDNEHLYPDEFRLTNAVEHDTNQLEVLVNQPEATYVFDRGYLDFERLDTMHSQGYFFVTRIKKNTKVHVLEPLVTSKSESVISDQMVALGAQNHLTSRFRLVTVQDKKGKTLQFITNRFDCSSTDIAEMYKARWQIELFFKHIKQHMTIKKFFSRSEKGVVNQLILAMIASLLTYLIKLKTKSKQSVFQIKRFFRYLLFQPAEEWFNLLIPT